One window of the Longimicrobiales bacterium genome contains the following:
- the aspA gene encoding aspartate ammonia-lyase, with protein sequence MDTTILRALRHQPLARKLSPDELSALAGHARVTAYQRGAYVFHESQPRRAFGVVLRGRVQIQKGPPSRPQVLYVLGSGESYGEGSLLDEYPHSTSGVAVEESEVLEIPRDVFERLSHDQPALYSKLITVAAQIIASRLRAANSRLAGRGESYLSGETRREKDLLGERDVPDRAYYGIQTLRAVENFPMTGIPIAQYSALVNALAAVKEAAATANEELGLLAPEIADAIRRAAREIRAGNLHNEFVVDVIQGGAGTSTNMNANEVIANRALELLGRRRGEYAVVHPNNHVNLSQSTNDVYPTALRLATYSSLGELAGALGSLRDAFLARAEEFGDVLKMGRTQLQDAVPMTLGQEFHAYGVTLGEDIERLRETASLMREINMGATAIGTGINTDPRYAETVRRALSEVTGLELITSPDLVEATQDTGAFVLVSGVLKRVAVKLSKICNDLRLLSSGPRAGLAEINLPPMQPGSSIMPGKVNPVIPEVVNQACFQVIGNDTTITLAAEAGQLQLNVFEPVIAFNIFQSVDMLTQSCIVLRERCVRGITANRDHIRSIVERSIGIVTALVPYIGYERSSAVAREALETGRGVYELVLEKGWLSREKLEDILSPEAMTKPRMMPPSGEREG encoded by the coding sequence ATGGACACGACGATTTTGCGGGCGCTGCGGCATCAGCCGCTTGCTCGCAAGCTCTCCCCCGACGAGCTGAGTGCGCTCGCCGGACATGCCAGGGTCACAGCCTACCAGCGCGGTGCATACGTATTCCACGAGAGCCAGCCGCGCCGTGCGTTCGGCGTCGTGCTGCGGGGACGCGTGCAGATCCAGAAGGGGCCGCCGTCGCGCCCGCAGGTTCTGTACGTGCTCGGCAGCGGCGAATCCTATGGCGAGGGCAGCCTGCTCGATGAGTATCCGCACTCGACGTCCGGCGTTGCGGTCGAGGAGTCGGAGGTGCTCGAGATCCCGCGCGACGTTTTTGAGCGGCTCTCTCACGACCAGCCCGCACTGTACAGCAAGCTGATCACCGTCGCTGCCCAGATCATTGCCAGCCGTCTGCGTGCCGCGAACTCCCGCCTGGCCGGGCGGGGCGAGTCGTACCTGTCAGGTGAGACGCGGCGTGAGAAGGATCTGCTTGGTGAGCGCGACGTGCCGGACCGCGCGTACTACGGCATACAGACGCTGCGCGCGGTCGAGAACTTCCCGATGACGGGCATTCCGATCGCGCAGTACTCCGCACTCGTCAACGCGCTCGCTGCGGTGAAGGAAGCGGCGGCAACGGCCAACGAGGAGCTGGGCCTGCTCGCGCCGGAGATTGCGGACGCAATCCGGCGTGCCGCGCGGGAGATCCGCGCCGGCAACCTGCACAACGAGTTCGTGGTCGATGTGATCCAGGGCGGTGCCGGCACGTCGACGAACATGAACGCGAACGAAGTCATCGCGAATCGCGCGCTGGAGCTGCTTGGCCGGCGACGCGGTGAGTACGCCGTCGTGCATCCCAACAACCACGTCAACCTGTCGCAGTCGACGAACGACGTGTATCCGACCGCGCTGCGCCTGGCCACCTACTCCTCGCTTGGCGAGCTGGCCGGCGCGCTCGGCTCTCTTCGCGATGCGTTCCTGGCCAGGGCCGAAGAGTTCGGCGACGTGCTGAAGATGGGGCGCACACAGCTGCAGGACGCCGTCCCGATGACGCTCGGCCAGGAGTTCCACGCGTACGGCGTCACGCTCGGCGAGGACATCGAGCGGCTGCGTGAAACGGCGTCGCTGATGCGTGAGATCAACATGGGCGCCACCGCGATCGGGACCGGGATCAACACCGATCCCCGCTACGCGGAGACGGTTCGGCGCGCGCTGAGCGAGGTGACCGGACTCGAGCTGATCACGAGTCCGGACCTGGTCGAGGCGACGCAGGACACCGGTGCATTCGTCCTGGTATCGGGTGTGCTCAAGCGCGTCGCCGTGAAGCTGTCGAAGATCTGCAACGACCTGCGCCTGCTTTCCAGCGGTCCGCGCGCGGGGCTCGCGGAGATCAACCTGCCGCCCATGCAGCCCGGCTCGAGCATCATGCCGGGCAAGGTGAACCCGGTCATTCCGGAGGTCGTCAACCAGGCGTGCTTCCAGGTGATCGGCAATGACACGACGATCACCCTGGCGGCCGAGGCGGGGCAGCTCCAGTTGAACGTCTTCGAGCCGGTCATCGCGTTCAACATCTTCCAGTCGGTCGACATGCTCACGCAGAGCTGTATCGTGCTGCGCGAGCGCTGCGTCCGCGGCATCACGGCCAACCGCGATCATATCCGCAGCATCGTCGAGCGCAGCATCGGCATCGTGACCGCGCTCGTGCCCTACATCGGCTACGAACGCTCCAGCGCGGTTGCCCGCGAGGCGCTGGAAACCGGTCGCGGTGTCTACGAGCTCGTGCTGGAAAAGGGGTGGCTCAGCCGGGAAAAGCTCGAAGACATCCTGTCGCCGGAGGCGATGACGAAGCCGCGCATGATGCCTCCCTCGGGAGAACGGGAAGGCTGA
- a CDS encoding ABC transporter ATP-binding protein — protein sequence MPSIVCTGLRHVYPNNVVALRGLNLELGTGITGVVGLNGVGKSTLLGILLGALEPTAGSVLIDGVSPHVYRSRHRVGYVAEGFRFEGHLRVAEFLDGLAELCNAPAYETFGTEALANHRVDQLSQGQRRRVEIAAALIGGVALLLLDEPTNGLDPIALRELREILLSLRRPGVSVIVSSHHLDELERIVDRVVLMTRGAIAAVHTREELLSAYGSFDAFAARLSAGESA from the coding sequence GTGCCATCCATCGTCTGCACCGGCCTTCGCCACGTGTACCCGAACAACGTGGTCGCCCTGCGCGGCCTGAACCTGGAGCTCGGTACCGGTATCACCGGTGTCGTGGGCCTGAATGGCGTCGGCAAGTCGACGCTCCTCGGCATCCTGCTCGGCGCGCTGGAGCCGACCGCCGGAAGCGTGCTCATCGATGGTGTATCGCCGCACGTGTACCGCTCCAGGCATCGAGTCGGATATGTCGCCGAAGGGTTTCGCTTCGAGGGCCATTTGCGGGTGGCCGAGTTTCTCGACGGGCTCGCCGAGCTGTGCAATGCACCCGCCTACGAGACGTTCGGCACGGAAGCGCTGGCGAATCACCGCGTGGATCAGCTGTCGCAGGGCCAGCGCCGACGGGTCGAGATCGCTGCCGCCCTCATCGGCGGCGTCGCGCTGCTGCTGCTGGACGAGCCGACGAACGGCCTCGACCCGATCGCACTGCGCGAGCTACGGGAGATCCTGCTTTCCCTGCGACGTCCCGGGGTCAGTGTGATCGTGTCATCGCACCATCTCGACGAGCTGGAGCGGATCGTCGATCGCGTCGTGCTGATGACGCGCGGCGCGATCGCCGCCGTGCACACGCGCGAGGAGCTGCTCTCGGCCTACGGCTCCTTCGATGCCTTCGCCGCTCGCCTGTCAGCGGGGGAATCCGCATGA
- a CDS encoding sigma-54 dependent transcriptional regulator, protein MTADDSGGPFAAILGESAAAAAIRSFGARAAVVDASVLLTGESGTGKGILARAIHQNSARRRGPFVAVNCAGIPETLFESEFFGHTRGAFTGAQQAHRGLFEQAHGGTLFLDEIGELPLPLQAKLLTALEDREFRRVGGEQPVRVDCRIIAATGVDLERGVETRRFRRDLYHRLLVLSFRLPALRERGSDAELLAHAALATSCARYQRYIRGFAPAALGLIRTHHWPGNVRQLAHAVEAAVLSAGGPIIELRDFPDAVVGRSAPAPAHDEREALLDALRRARGNRTHAARALGVARNTLRARLRMHGIGEREISEAMDDLTT, encoded by the coding sequence ATGACCGCAGACGACAGCGGCGGTCCCTTTGCCGCAATCCTGGGCGAAAGCGCGGCCGCGGCGGCGATCCGGAGCTTCGGCGCCCGCGCGGCAGTCGTCGACGCTTCGGTCCTGCTTACCGGAGAGAGCGGAACCGGGAAAGGGATACTCGCGCGCGCGATCCACCAGAACTCCGCGCGCCGGCGCGGTCCGTTCGTTGCCGTCAACTGCGCCGGAATCCCGGAGACGCTCTTCGAGAGCGAGTTCTTCGGCCACACCCGCGGCGCGTTCACCGGCGCCCAGCAGGCTCACCGCGGCCTTTTCGAGCAGGCACACGGCGGCACCCTGTTCCTGGACGAGATCGGCGAGCTGCCGCTCCCGCTCCAGGCCAAGCTGCTTACTGCCCTGGAGGACCGGGAGTTCCGCCGAGTCGGTGGCGAGCAGCCGGTTCGCGTGGACTGCCGGATCATCGCCGCGACGGGAGTCGACCTCGAGCGCGGCGTCGAGACCCGCCGCTTCCGGCGCGACCTCTACCATCGGCTGCTGGTCCTGAGCTTCCGCCTGCCCGCACTCCGTGAGCGCGGCAGCGACGCCGAGCTGCTCGCGCACGCTGCACTGGCGACGAGCTGCGCCCGCTACCAGCGCTACATCCGGGGGTTCGCGCCCGCCGCCCTCGGCCTGATCCGGACCCATCACTGGCCGGGCAACGTCCGCCAGCTCGCGCACGCGGTGGAAGCAGCCGTGCTGTCCGCCGGTGGACCGATCATCGAGCTTCGTGATTTTCCGGACGCCGTCGTCGGCCGCAGCGCGCCGGCGCCGGCACACGACGAACGCGAAGCCCTGCTCGACGCCCTGCGCCGCGCTCGCGGGAACCGCACGCACGCGGCCCGCGCGCTGGGCGTCGCGCGCAACACCCTCCGTGCGCGGCTTCGCATGCACGGAATCGGCGAGCGGGAAATCAGTGAGGCCATGGACGACCTGACCACCTGA
- a CDS encoding peptide MFS transporter: MAKDDSVFEQPSAGTVTHDEAPPGMQRPQDDRSFFGHPAGLSTLFFTEMWERFSYYGLRPLLVLFMAAALAEGGFGFDRDQASAIVGIYGFSVYLASLPGGWVADRLLGLRRAIWWGALLISLGHISIGASAFLHGRVPFFLGLIFIVLGTGLLKPNISAIVGDLYPEGGERRDAGFSIFYMGINIGAFFGQLITGFLGEQVGWHWGFGAAGVGMLIGLAVFTMRAKPTLGELGLEPSRHPDPAVDAKQRRTGKLALGIGLGALAIVVILAATGAITINPQAVGTRLRDITLVLVALFFLSVFLTGGLTTEEKKRVGVIIVLFLFAMVFWSAFEQAPTSLNLFAADFTDRMLGGFEIPAVWFQSVNSFFIILLAPVFAAVWVGLGKRGIDLSAPAKFAFGLAMAGIGFVLMIFAARAVVSTGGATLVSPWWLVGSYFFQTVGELALSPVGLSSMTKLSPRKYVGQMMGIWFTASALGNLIAGLVGGHVDPENLQQMPALFERTSISLFIAAAVLALLVVPIRRMMAARTPATR; encoded by the coding sequence ATGGCAAAAGACGACTCCGTATTCGAGCAGCCGTCGGCCGGCACCGTCACCCACGACGAGGCGCCGCCCGGGATGCAGCGGCCGCAGGACGACCGCAGCTTCTTCGGCCATCCTGCCGGCCTGTCGACGCTGTTCTTCACGGAAATGTGGGAGCGGTTCTCGTACTACGGGCTGCGGCCGCTCCTCGTGCTCTTCATGGCCGCAGCGCTGGCGGAGGGCGGGTTCGGCTTCGATCGGGACCAGGCGTCGGCGATCGTCGGCATCTACGGGTTCAGCGTGTACCTCGCGTCGCTGCCGGGTGGCTGGGTCGCTGACCGGCTGCTCGGCCTGCGGCGCGCGATCTGGTGGGGTGCGCTGCTGATCTCGCTGGGGCACATCTCGATCGGTGCCTCGGCGTTCCTGCACGGCAGGGTGCCGTTCTTCCTGGGCCTGATCTTCATCGTGCTGGGTACGGGCCTGTTGAAGCCGAACATCTCGGCGATCGTCGGCGACCTGTACCCGGAGGGCGGCGAGCGGCGGGATGCCGGTTTCTCGATCTTCTACATGGGGATCAACATCGGCGCGTTCTTCGGCCAGCTGATCACCGGTTTTCTCGGTGAGCAGGTCGGCTGGCACTGGGGCTTCGGTGCGGCCGGCGTCGGGATGCTGATCGGTCTGGCGGTGTTCACGATGCGGGCGAAGCCGACGCTCGGCGAGCTCGGGCTGGAGCCGTCGCGCCATCCGGACCCGGCGGTGGACGCGAAGCAGCGGCGCACGGGCAAGCTGGCCCTCGGCATCGGCCTGGGCGCCCTGGCGATCGTCGTCATCCTGGCAGCGACCGGCGCGATCACGATCAATCCGCAGGCGGTGGGCACCCGGCTCCGCGACATCACGCTCGTGCTCGTCGCGCTGTTCTTCCTGTCGGTGTTCCTCACGGGCGGGCTGACCACGGAAGAGAAGAAGCGCGTGGGCGTGATCATCGTGCTGTTCCTCTTTGCGATGGTCTTCTGGTCCGCATTCGAGCAGGCGCCGACATCGCTGAACCTGTTTGCAGCCGACTTCACGGATCGCATGCTGGGCGGCTTCGAGATCCCGGCGGTGTGGTTCCAGTCGGTGAACTCGTTCTTCATCATCCTGCTTGCGCCGGTGTTCGCGGCCGTGTGGGTCGGCCTGGGCAAGCGCGGGATCGATCTGTCGGCACCGGCCAAGTTCGCGTTCGGCCTGGCCATGGCGGGCATCGGCTTCGTGCTGATGATTTTTGCCGCGCGGGCCGTGGTCTCGACCGGCGGTGCGACGCTCGTCTCGCCGTGGTGGCTGGTCGGCAGCTACTTCTTCCAGACGGTCGGTGAGCTCGCACTCAGCCCGGTCGGACTGTCGTCCATGACGAAGCTGTCGCCGCGCAAGTACGTCGGGCAGATGATGGGGATCTGGTTCACGGCGTCGGCCCTCGGCAACCTGATCGCAGGCCTGGTCGGCGGTCACGTCGATCCGGAGAACCTGCAGCAGATGCCGGCGCTGTTCGAGCGCACGTCCATCTCGCTGTTCATCGCGGCCGCGGTTCTCGCACTGCTCGTCGTGCCGATCCGTCGCATGATGGCCGCGAGGACACCAGCAACGCGCTGA
- a CDS encoding PEGA domain-containing protein — protein sequence MPRLPAVLLLLPLLATACRDDGIGPGTGRVFVQSDPPGARIAVDGRNTNRVTPDTIRGLSGQHELIVTLDSGRWSYRYGAQINVSDDSIAAINGPVVLRCGRPSCYRDVRISPTPLFETFRLSINALGTFFLEDGTGDGLTWPVTTNNSYVSTGMPMFAARLSNGDTVALGIYDQPFLAGRPAPPVVRAEDQLRATQSPWVIPPSNMITLSTVRGLRLDQHLVAVPDVPEAIGVRLVVHNISADPLYMATDPLVPEGGLTFENAWIGYGLDVDIGNATDDVMAYAPAENMVFAYDWEWEEPGFQGSARSAPGMVGLVVLDTEAGTSHVLNGWRNVGGVTPDWGGGRTNEFRGLRMMSGIGTYLPSHPDPGIGHTPDAPGDVRLLISSGPFTLAPGDSATMTFAVVIAEPVPGTFTPGLGTPPGDPMDPTRPILEIGAGLIDRARAARMLVPLFE from the coding sequence ATGCCGCGCCTACCCGCCGTTCTGCTGCTGCTCCCGCTTCTTGCCACGGCGTGCCGCGACGACGGCATCGGTCCGGGGACCGGCCGTGTCTTCGTACAGTCGGATCCGCCCGGTGCGCGCATCGCCGTCGACGGCCGCAACACGAACCGTGTCACACCCGACACGATTCGCGGGCTGAGCGGGCAGCACGAGCTGATCGTAACGCTCGACAGCGGCAGATGGTCGTATCGCTACGGTGCGCAGATCAACGTCAGCGACGACAGCATCGCTGCGATCAACGGACCCGTGGTGCTCCGGTGCGGCCGACCGAGCTGCTACCGCGACGTACGTATTTCTCCCACACCGCTGTTCGAGACGTTCCGGCTCTCGATCAATGCACTCGGCACGTTCTTCCTCGAGGACGGCACCGGCGACGGGCTGACGTGGCCGGTCACCACGAACAACAGCTACGTATCGACCGGCATGCCGATGTTCGCCGCACGCCTCTCCAATGGGGACACGGTTGCGCTCGGGATCTACGACCAGCCGTTCCTGGCCGGGCGGCCAGCTCCCCCCGTGGTGCGCGCCGAGGACCAGCTGCGCGCGACGCAGTCGCCATGGGTGATCCCGCCGTCCAACATGATCACCCTCTCGACCGTGCGCGGGCTGCGCCTCGACCAGCACCTCGTCGCGGTGCCGGACGTGCCGGAGGCGATCGGCGTACGGCTCGTCGTCCACAACATTTCCGCTGATCCCCTCTACATGGCGACCGATCCGCTCGTGCCCGAAGGCGGTCTCACGTTCGAGAACGCCTGGATCGGTTACGGGCTGGACGTCGACATCGGCAATGCGACGGACGATGTGATGGCCTATGCGCCCGCCGAGAACATGGTCTTCGCCTACGACTGGGAATGGGAGGAGCCAGGGTTCCAGGGGAGCGCGCGCAGTGCGCCCGGCATGGTCGGCCTCGTCGTGCTGGACACGGAGGCAGGCACGTCACACGTGCTCAACGGCTGGCGCAATGTCGGAGGGGTGACACCGGACTGGGGGGGCGGACGCACGAACGAGTTCCGGGGACTGCGCATGATGAGCGGCATAGGTACCTACCTGCCGTCACATCCCGACCCCGGCATCGGGCACACGCCCGACGCACCGGGCGACGTGCGCCTGCTCATCAGCAGCGGCCCGTTCACCCTCGCGCCGGGCGACTCCGCCACGATGACGTTTGCCGTGGTGATCGCGGAACCGGTGCCGGGTACATTCACGCCGGGGCTGGGCACGCCCCCCGGGGATCCCATGGATCCCACACGGCCGATCCTGGAGATTGGAGCGGGCCTGATCGATCGCGCGCGTGCGGCGCGAATGCTGGTGCCGCTGTTCGAGTAG
- a CDS encoding nucleotidyltransferase, with amino-acid sequence MQAGSTRVPDGAELSGEEQRSITHGEFWIPEDERTVYRHALRVLNRAGIRYIVSGLYAIYEYTGIYRKTKDLDLFFEPGVVVDAARVLREEGFATTIEQSHWLAKAKKDGKQIDLIYGMGNGLALIDRDWYEHSRAGILAGEPVRVAPPEDLIMHRIFVSERHRSDMADVLHLILCRGDQLDWKRLLHRIHAHWRLFLAQIHLFDYVYPGHRRRIPDWVRKQLLEQAREDDEVGDPEVCAGTLISRFSFSIDVNEWGFRDLRHEATRASRNLPVIREIMASDVWKAES; translated from the coding sequence ATGCAGGCAGGGAGCACACGTGTGCCGGACGGCGCGGAGCTGAGTGGTGAGGAACAACGGTCCATCACCCACGGCGAATTCTGGATACCCGAGGACGAGCGCACCGTCTACCGGCATGCGCTGAGGGTGCTCAATCGCGCAGGCATCCGCTACATCGTCAGCGGGCTGTACGCGATCTACGAGTACACGGGGATCTACCGCAAGACCAAGGACCTCGACCTGTTCTTCGAGCCCGGCGTCGTCGTCGATGCTGCGCGCGTGCTGCGTGAGGAAGGGTTCGCCACCACGATCGAGCAGTCGCACTGGCTCGCCAAAGCAAAGAAGGACGGCAAGCAGATCGATCTCATCTACGGCATGGGCAACGGCCTGGCACTGATCGATCGTGACTGGTACGAACACTCACGCGCCGGAATCCTGGCGGGTGAGCCCGTGCGCGTCGCGCCGCCCGAGGATCTGATCATGCACCGCATATTCGTGAGCGAACGCCACCGCTCCGATATGGCGGACGTGCTGCACCTGATTCTCTGTCGCGGCGACCAGCTCGACTGGAAACGGCTGCTCCACCGCATACACGCACACTGGCGGCTGTTCCTCGCCCAGATCCACCTGTTCGATTACGTGTATCCCGGCCACCGGCGCCGCATTCCGGACTGGGTGCGCAAGCAGCTCCTCGAACAGGCGCGCGAAGACGACGAGGTGGGCGATCCGGAAGTGTGCGCGGGCACGCTCATCTCCCGCTTCTCGTTCTCGATCGACGTCAACGAATGGGGGTTCCGCGACCTGCGTCACGAGGCGACACGCGCCTCACGCAACCTGCCCGTCATTCGTGAGATCATGGCCAGTGACGTCTGGAAGGCGGAGTCGTGA
- a CDS encoding metallophosphoesterase, giving the protein MSARAEMAEQTHGESRRLRIAAVGDVHFDGTSTGALREVFAEANREADVLALLGDLTTHGRPEQIEAFIGELKGVDIPILAVLGNHDYEGDAAPTITQMLADRDVHVLDGSGVVIQGVGFAGTKGFAGGFGRGALAPFGETLIKEFAKQSIDESIKLENALRNLTAETRVVLLHYSPIEETVHGEPEMIWPFLGSSRLVQPIDTIGANVVFHGHAHHGSLEGRTPGGVPVFNVSMPILRSRELGFLLYELAAPDRRGTRTRHQRADVQEEEVTGAESRSGESAVRSGWAGQP; this is encoded by the coding sequence GTGAGCGCGCGTGCCGAGATGGCGGAGCAGACACACGGCGAAAGCCGCCGGCTGCGCATCGCGGCAGTAGGCGACGTGCACTTCGACGGGACGAGCACGGGCGCCCTGCGCGAGGTGTTCGCCGAGGCCAATCGCGAGGCGGACGTGCTCGCACTGCTCGGGGACCTGACCACGCACGGCCGCCCCGAACAGATCGAGGCATTCATCGGTGAGCTCAAGGGCGTAGACATTCCGATCCTGGCAGTGCTCGGCAATCACGACTACGAAGGGGACGCGGCCCCGACCATCACACAGATGCTCGCGGACCGGGACGTCCACGTGCTCGACGGCAGCGGCGTGGTGATCCAGGGGGTCGGGTTCGCCGGGACCAAGGGCTTCGCAGGCGGGTTCGGGCGCGGCGCACTCGCGCCCTTCGGCGAAACGCTGATCAAGGAGTTCGCGAAGCAATCGATCGATGAGTCGATCAAGCTCGAAAACGCGCTGCGCAACCTCACGGCGGAAACACGCGTCGTGCTGCTGCACTACTCGCCGATCGAAGAGACCGTGCACGGTGAGCCCGAGATGATCTGGCCATTCCTCGGCTCCTCACGCCTCGTGCAGCCGATCGACACCATCGGCGCCAACGTCGTCTTCCACGGTCACGCACACCACGGGTCGCTCGAGGGACGCACACCCGGCGGTGTTCCGGTGTTCAATGTGTCCATGCCCATCCTCCGCTCCCGCGAGCTGGGCTTCCTGCTGTACGAGCTCGCGGCACCGGACCGTCGCGGTACGCGGACTCGGCACCAGCGGGCTGATGTGCAGGAGGAGGAAGTGACGGGGGCTGAATCGCGCAGCGGCGAATCTGCCGTTCGAAGCGGCTGGGCGGGTCAGCCGTAG